From Candidatus Afararchaeum irisae, the proteins below share one genomic window:
- a CDS encoding methyl-accepting chemotaxis protein codes for MSGSEGGEAIRHRVDGESLVDEIGVDRQEIEWRKDYTGFTREDERRLKEMSHVFEEIQDDLVEEFYGHLQDYSETKEILSKSTRTVEQLKRTQKEYLVDLGSGEYGKGYFEDRARIGKIHDILDLGPKIYLGAYSMYYEGVLEAIAEDVKDEYTENEEMTDGGGVGVTDKERGMAPTRSTESPKETPTDTATETGTRTETGTETDDEEGSVLHRAASKVSSFLGFGSSAESETQTRADDETETTATDGGTRTSEAASQPPSSQVTSQDVEDAVDETVERAMSFLRLANLDQQMAMDTYIHSYSQKMEEVERRKEVSSQIERSIDDLQRTSEGVSDSSQEISQLADEQSESIEQISSEISNLSATVEEIASSANQVNAKSEEAEDLAEDGQESAKKAVETMANVEDAANEVSEDVYRLRENVEEIDEIVDVINDIADQTNLLALNASIEAARAGEAGDGFAVVADEVKDLAEQSQERATEIEKIVNEIQENTEETVESLDTANEEISEGVEMVEDAGDSLGQIADAVREASQGMNEVADATDDQAASTEEVASMIDEAAEKADQVADEIKDIAASNQEQTSRVNEIGEAVENLNTNTDTDTTDRRSQAD; via the coding sequence ATGTCAGGATCTGAGGGAGGCGAGGCTATCCGACACCGGGTTGACGGTGAGAGTCTCGTGGATGAGATAGGGGTGGACAGACAGGAGATCGAGTGGAGAAAGGATTACACGGGATTTACGAGAGAGGACGAGCGCCGTCTCAAAGAGATGTCACACGTCTTCGAGGAGATACAGGACGACCTCGTCGAGGAGTTCTACGGACATCTCCAGGATTACTCCGAGACTAAGGAGATCCTCTCGAAGTCGACGAGAACAGTCGAACAGCTTAAACGGACACAGAAGGAGTACCTCGTCGATCTCGGAAGCGGAGAGTACGGTAAGGGTTACTTCGAGGACAGGGCACGTATAGGAAAGATCCACGACATACTCGACCTCGGTCCCAAGATCTACCTCGGGGCTTACTCTATGTACTACGAAGGCGTACTAGAAGCCATAGCCGAGGACGTCAAAGACGAGTACACGGAGAACGAGGAGATGACAGACGGAGGTGGCGTCGGTGTCACAGACAAGGAGCGAGGTATGGCTCCGACCCGATCCACCGAATCACCGAAGGAGACACCGACGGATACGGCTACCGAGACCGGAACCCGAACCGAAACCGGAACCGAGACAGACGACGAGGAAGGGTCGGTTCTACACAGGGCGGCGTCGAAGGTCTCTTCCTTCCTTGGATTTGGCTCCTCAGCTGAGTCAGAGACTCAGACACGAGCCGACGACGAGACGGAGACGACAGCCACAGACGGTGGCACCCGTACGTCCGAAGCTGCCTCACAACCTCCGTCTTCCCAGGTCACCTCCCAGGACGTCGAGGACGCAGTCGACGAGACAGTCGAGAGGGCTATGTCTTTTCTGCGTCTCGCCAACCTCGACCAGCAGATGGCGATGGACACCTACATACATTCGTACAGTCAGAAGATGGAGGAGGTAGAGAGACGCAAGGAGGTTTCGTCACAGATAGAGCGGTCGATAGACGACCTCCAGAGGACTTCCGAGGGTGTCTCCGACAGCTCCCAGGAGATAAGTCAGCTTGCCGACGAACAGTCGGAGTCGATAGAACAGATATCGTCGGAGATCTCGAACTTGAGTGCGACTGTCGAGGAGATCGCTTCGAGCGCGAACCAGGTCAACGCCAAGAGCGAGGAAGCCGAGGATCTCGCCGAGGACGGTCAGGAGTCGGCTAAGAAGGCGGTAGAGACTATGGCGAACGTCGAGGACGCAGCGAACGAGGTCTCGGAGGACGTCTACCGTCTCCGCGAGAACGTCGAGGAGATAGACGAGATCGTAGACGTCATAAACGACATAGCAGACCAGACTAACCTCCTCGCACTCAACGCGAGCATAGAGGCTGCGAGGGCGGGAGAGGCGGGCGACGGATTCGCTGTCGTCGCCGACGAGGTCAAGGATCTCGCCGAACAGTCGCAGGAACGTGCGACAGAGATAGAGAAGATAGTCAACGAGATACAGGAGAACACAGAGGAGACAGTCGAGAGCCTTGACACTGCCAACGAGGAGATCTCTGAGGGCGTCGAGATGGTTGAGGACGCCGGAGACAGTCTCGGACAGATAGCAGACGCCGTCCGTGAGGCGTCACAGGGAATGAACGAGGTCGCCGACGCCACCGACGACCAGGCGGCTTCGACAGAGGAGGTCGCTAGCATGATAGATGAGGCGGCTGAGAAGGCGGATCAGGTCGCCGACGAGATAAAGGACATAGCGGCGTCGAACCAGGAACAGACATCGAGGGTCAACGAGATCGGCGAGGCTGTCGAGAACCTAAACACCAACACCGACACCGACACGACGGATAGGAGAAGTCAGGCTGACTAA
- a CDS encoding DUF4350 domain-containing protein: MSRGNGEETQIAKRVVVFVGIVLAVVMASGVSTYLGTGSGSDIDISETDVYNTSDLTPERLQPSGRTDVNLSSDTGIVAVDLSHSNRVTRDGIESLVSTVTETGYEVEYLNERRNLGETLSRADAFVVADPGRSYSEREINAVESFVDDGGRLLLLGEPSGSRLGVLGTTSEESYINPLASRFGLRFGSDYLYNMESDATDGNYKNVLASGRAGSDIADGVNRISIYTATHISSASGVTVATAVPGTRRSGGDSPGAYSVSVVNGNVLGVGDTTFLEGGKYNVADNEVLISNIAEFLVSGDRRRDLLDYPYVVGDDATVRYTSHSLASASVSIRRDLKDAGRRSFAVYGESPTPSNTDVLVTTYGFLRGKKIDTDVPSEFVESPLQGSDTVVVTAPDTGYDLVVAGDTPENVRTVARNLPTKIDAYAVTDSRAVIPVSEAESDTEAASNSSS; encoded by the coding sequence ATGTCACGAGGTAACGGCGAGGAGACTCAGATCGCTAAGAGAGTCGTCGTCTTCGTGGGAATAGTACTCGCTGTCGTGATGGCTTCAGGAGTCTCGACGTACCTCGGAACAGGGTCGGGTTCGGATATAGATATATCCGAGACAGACGTCTACAACACGTCGGATCTGACACCGGAGAGGCTACAGCCGTCGGGGAGGACAGACGTCAACCTCAGTTCCGACACGGGGATCGTAGCGGTCGACCTATCACACTCGAACCGTGTAACACGCGACGGGATCGAGTCTCTCGTCTCTACGGTCACCGAGACGGGATACGAGGTCGAGTACCTCAATGAAAGAAGGAATCTGGGCGAGACACTCAGCCGGGCAGACGCCTTCGTTGTTGCCGACCCCGGGAGGAGTTACTCCGAGCGTGAGATTAACGCAGTCGAGTCCTTCGTCGACGACGGCGGACGTCTTCTCCTTCTCGGCGAACCTTCGGGCTCACGTCTCGGAGTCCTAGGAACTACGTCGGAGGAGAGCTACATCAACCCGTTGGCTTCGAGGTTCGGTCTGAGGTTCGGCTCCGACTACCTCTACAACATGGAGTCTGACGCGACCGACGGCAACTACAAGAACGTCCTCGCCTCGGGACGTGCAGGCTCCGACATCGCCGACGGAGTCAACCGTATCTCCATCTACACAGCCACCCACATCTCGTCGGCAAGTGGTGTCACAGTAGCAACTGCGGTTCCGGGAACCAGGAGATCGGGCGGCGACTCACCGGGAGCTTACTCGGTCTCAGTTGTCAACGGCAACGTCTTAGGAGTGGGGGACACGACCTTCCTCGAAGGAGGTAAGTACAACGTCGCCGACAACGAGGTTCTGATCTCGAACATAGCCGAGTTCCTCGTGAGTGGAGACAGAAGACGCGACCTCCTTGACTACCCCTACGTAGTCGGCGACGACGCCACAGTAAGGTATACGTCCCATTCGCTCGCCTCCGCGTCGGTGAGCATCAGACGTGACCTCAAGGACGCGGGACGCAGGTCTTTTGCGGTCTACGGTGAGAGTCCGACGCCGTCGAACACAGACGTCCTCGTGACGACGTACGGCTTCCTGCGCGGAAAGAAAATCGACACCGATGTCCCCTCGGAGTTCGTCGAGTCGCCGTTACAGGGAAGTGACACAGTGGTCGTTACGGCTCCCGACACGGGATACGACCTCGTCGTAGCGGGCGACACCCCCGAAAACGTCCGAACCGTGGCACGTAATCTGCCTACGAAGATAGACGCGTACGCAGTCACCGACTCCAGAGCCGTGATACCCGTCTCGGAGGCGGAGTCCGATACAGAAGCCGCCTCCAACTCGTCGTCGTAA